TATTTAGCAACATAACTTCTAAAGCCAGAGTTAAATTTACTTTTTGATAAATTTTCTGCTTAGTTTGTTCTACTATCTTGACAAGTCTTTTAAGGACACTCTTTCTTAAAGAAAGAATATTCTTTTCTGGTCTTAATATGAAGGAGCTAAAGTAGTAAAAAAATAGGTCTAATATCATTAAGACTAACTCTTGATCATTTAAAGTAGTAAATTCTTGAGAAATTTTATGAAAATCCTCTAAATTCTTTTTTAAAAGTTTTGGTATCCAGCTTACTACTTGTTGAAACCAGTAAGTGATATTAAGATTCAAATACTTTTTAGCTCTTCCCGGGCTACCCTCGCATAGATCTATCAAAAGTTCTAAAACATCCTCTTTTGATGACCAATCTTTTAAAATTTTTCTCTGCTCCTCTTTAAAAAGAGGTATAAACTTTATCTCCTTACATCTTGAAGTAATGGTAGGTAAAATAACTGACTTTTTACTGGTCACAAGAATAAAGATTACTTTCTCTGGTGGTTCTTCTAAGCTTTTTAAAAAACAGTTACTACTTTCTAAAGTAAACTTTTCTGCTTCATCGATAATGAAACTTTTTATTTTGACATTTAAAGGTTTCAAAGCAAGATTTCTTTGTAAATTACGAATTTGCTCAATAGAGATAATATTATTTAAGGGTGTAAGGATTGTCACTTCTGGATGGAGGTGCTTATTTATCTTATTACAATTAATACAATTTTCGCAACTAAGATTAAGATAAGGACTGTGACAATTTAAAGTTTTAATAAATTCTAAAGCTACTAGTTTTTTGCCTATTCCTTCTATACCAGAAAATAAATAAGACTGGGTAACTTTATCATTTACAATTTCAGTTTTTAATCTTTCTATAGCTTTTTCTTGCCCTTTAATTTTATCCCAGCTCATAAAATTAACTATCTAACACCTAAGAATATAAATCTAAAAGCAATCCTCGAATCTCATCTATTTTTCCTGCTAGTTCTAAGATTTTATGATGTTCTGATAACACTTTTTTAGTTAATTCTTCTAAGTTTTTATTTATCTTTTCTACGATATAGTAAATCTTTTGTTTTTCAAAAGATCGACCACTAATCTTTTCTTTAGTTTGGTAACTTTCGCCTATAGCCTCCTTCATAAAAGCTACTACTAATTCTTTATACTTT
The nucleotide sequence above comes from bacterium. Encoded proteins:
- a CDS encoding YaaR family protein; translation: MKTKKLSKDTSSYRKPSLSERILEKVSLGRGNFTPFIEELKKVDSIERKKHLDQLLISLDQQGKIFTEKPIYDNLLKYKELVVAFMKEAIGESYQTKEKISGRSFEKQKIYYIVEKINKNLEELTKKVLSEHHKILELAGKIDEIRGLLLDLYS
- a CDS encoding AAA family ATPase, which gives rise to MSWDKIKGQEKAIERLKTEIVNDKVTQSYLFSGIEGIGKKLVALEFIKTLNCHSPYLNLSCENCINCNKINKHLHPEVTILTPLNNIISIEQIRNLQRNLALKPLNVKIKSFIIDEAEKFTLESSNCFLKSLEEPPEKVIFILVTSKKSVILPTITSRCKEIKFIPLFKEEQRKILKDWSSKEDVLELLIDLCEGSPGRAKKYLNLNITYWFQQVVSWIPKLLKKNLEDFHKISQEFTTLNDQELVLMILDLFFYYFSSFILRPEKNILSLRKSVLKRLVKIVEQTKQKIYQKVNLTLALEVMLLNIMDVENEQYC